A genomic segment from Deinococcus sp. QL22 encodes:
- a CDS encoding helix-turn-helix transcriptional regulator, protein MNEQVRKAVQEAMTERELSQGELARRTGLVRPAVSKLLNGTVGRVPENWQRILDELDLELVAQPRQKLPK, encoded by the coding sequence ATGAATGAGCAGGTCAGAAAGGCGGTGCAGGAAGCGATGACTGAGCGTGAGCTTTCGCAGGGTGAGTTGGCTCGACGTACCGGGTTAGTGCGCCCCGCTGTCTCCAAGTTGTTGAATGGCACGGTTGGGCGCGTCCCTGAGAACTGGCAACGTATTCTGGATGAGTTAGACCTTGAACTGGTGGCCCAGCCTCGGCAAAAGCTCCCTAAATAA